In one Pseudomonas fitomaticsae genomic region, the following are encoded:
- a CDS encoding LysR family transcriptional regulator — protein MDIRHLKAFLAVFEERNITAAAQRLFISQPTLSVTIKQLEEELGATLFVRQPRGVEVSDEARLLYPQARRMVAESEALSRMFRGRENRAPLTLGIEGDIAASHIEAFVRMAHQALPNLLLTLEEGCHGDGRLAVEEMCCEDELFLPLWEESYVMALPLDHPMANAQAGWAPIEDWITCPQHPSHQRLMALYGRSPEAVAGHAGSLQQALYMVAAGVGVAMLPQSLVSGHERIVVRALHLPAPTRRVGLCYAAQALELPTMRGLHEYFQVNRPPAIEAA, from the coding sequence ATGGATATCCGCCATCTCAAAGCCTTCCTCGCGGTGTTCGAGGAACGCAACATCACCGCCGCCGCGCAACGGCTGTTCATCAGTCAGCCCACGTTGTCGGTGACCATCAAACAGCTGGAAGAAGAACTCGGCGCGACGCTGTTCGTGCGTCAGCCCCGTGGTGTGGAAGTCAGCGACGAAGCGCGTCTGTTGTACCCGCAGGCACGGCGGATGGTGGCCGAATCCGAGGCGCTGAGCCGGATGTTTCGCGGCCGCGAAAACCGTGCACCGCTGACCCTTGGCATCGAGGGCGATATCGCTGCCAGCCACATCGAAGCCTTTGTGCGCATGGCCCATCAGGCGTTGCCCAATCTGCTGCTGACCCTGGAGGAGGGCTGTCATGGCGATGGTCGATTGGCGGTCGAGGAAATGTGCTGCGAGGACGAACTGTTCCTGCCGCTGTGGGAAGAGTCCTATGTGATGGCGCTGCCCCTTGATCATCCGATGGCCAACGCCCAGGCAGGCTGGGCGCCGATCGAGGACTGGATCACCTGCCCGCAACATCCTTCGCATCAGCGGTTGATGGCGCTGTACGGACGCTCGCCGGAAGCGGTGGCGGGGCATGCCGGTTCACTGCAACAGGCGTTGTACATGGTGGCGGCAGGTGTCGGCGTGGCGATGTTGCCGCAATCGCTGGTCAGCGGGCATGAGCGCATCGTGGTGCGCGCGCTGCACCTGCCGGCGCCGACCCGGCGGGTGGGATTGTGTTATGCGGCGCAAGCGCTGGAGTTGCCGACGATGCGCGGGTTGCACGAGTATTTTCAGGTCAATCGCCCGCCCGCCATCGAGGCGGCCTGA
- a CDS encoding SDR family oxidoreductase, which yields MSKPLIIITGASSGIGEATARRLSAAGHPLLLLARRIERLEALALPNSLSRRVDITDRAALLAAVAEAEAQFGPADALINNAGVMLLGEMSKQDPAQWDQMLDVNVKGLLNGVHAVVAGMIERKHGTIINVSSVAGRKTFPNHVAYVGTKFAVHGLSENLREELSPHNVRVTTIAPGAVETELLSHTTDEAIKTGYQAWKQDMGGTVLSAEDVATAVAYAYEQPQGVCIREIVMAATRQQA from the coding sequence ATGAGCAAGCCATTGATCATCATCACCGGCGCCAGCTCGGGCATCGGCGAAGCCACCGCCCGCCGCCTGAGTGCTGCCGGCCATCCGCTGCTGTTGCTGGCCCGGCGCATCGAACGCCTTGAAGCACTGGCCCTGCCGAACAGCCTCAGCCGCCGCGTCGACATCACCGACCGCGCCGCGTTGCTGGCCGCTGTGGCCGAGGCCGAAGCGCAATTTGGTCCGGCCGATGCGCTGATCAACAACGCCGGGGTGATGCTGCTGGGCGAGATGAGCAAGCAGGATCCGGCGCAGTGGGACCAGATGCTCGACGTCAACGTGAAAGGCCTGCTCAACGGCGTGCACGCGGTGGTCGCCGGAATGATCGAGCGCAAGCATGGCACCATCATCAACGTCAGCTCGGTGGCCGGGCGCAAGACCTTCCCGAACCATGTGGCGTATGTCGGGACCAAGTTTGCGGTGCATGGGTTGTCGGAGAACCTGCGCGAAGAGTTGTCGCCGCATAACGTGCGGGTGACCACGATTGCGCCGGGTGCGGTGGAGACCGAATTGCTGAGCCACACCACGGATGAGGCGATCAAGACCGGGTATCAGGCCTGGAAACAGGACATGGGGGGGACGGTGTTGAGTGCAGAGGATGTAGCGACGGCGGTTGCCTATGCGTATGAGCAGCCGCAGGGGGTTTGTATTCGCGAGATTGTGATGGCTGCGACACGCCAGCAAGCCTGA
- a CDS encoding RNA polymerase sigma factor: protein MSEVRARVEQVYREDSRRILATLIRLLGDFDLAEEALHEAFFVAVERWQRDGVPDNPRTWLVSTGRFKAIDVLRRRARFKASQPLLLAQLEELEQSEWDAEDVEDDRLRLIFTCCHPALAADAQVPLTLREVCDLTTEEIARAFLSAPAAIAQRIVRAKAKIRDAKIPYQVPALSELPERLDSVLRVIYLVFNEGYSASGGAQVTREDLTREAIRLGRLLLELLPDPEVMGLLALMLLHESRRSARSTPDGELILLDDQDRRLWNAELIAEGCDLVEKALTTGRFGPYCLQAAIAAVHAEAPTAGETDWEQIVGLYDVLLRAVPSPVIELNRAVAVAKRDDALAGLTLVEGILGRGDLQDYHLAHSARAEFCRQLGRVEEARAAYRRALELTRQEPERRFIEGRLKALD from the coding sequence ATGTCTGAGGTCAGGGCGCGGGTCGAGCAGGTCTATCGCGAAGACTCGCGGCGGATCCTCGCGACCCTGATCCGCCTGCTCGGCGATTTCGACCTCGCCGAAGAAGCCTTGCACGAGGCGTTCTTCGTCGCGGTCGAGCGCTGGCAGCGCGACGGCGTGCCGGACAATCCGCGAACCTGGCTGGTGTCCACCGGGCGCTTCAAGGCGATCGACGTGTTGCGCCGTCGCGCACGGTTCAAGGCCTCGCAGCCGTTATTGCTGGCGCAACTGGAAGAACTGGAACAGTCCGAATGGGACGCCGAAGACGTGGAAGACGATCGCCTGCGCCTGATCTTCACCTGCTGCCACCCGGCGCTGGCGGCGGACGCGCAAGTGCCGCTGACCCTGCGTGAAGTCTGCGACCTCACCACCGAAGAAATCGCCCGGGCATTCCTCTCGGCCCCGGCGGCGATTGCCCAGCGTATCGTGCGGGCCAAGGCGAAGATCCGCGACGCGAAAATCCCTTATCAAGTCCCGGCCCTCAGCGAATTGCCTGAACGCCTCGACAGTGTGTTGCGGGTGATTTATCTGGTGTTCAACGAGGGGTATTCGGCGTCCGGCGGCGCTCAGGTGACCCGCGAAGACCTGACCCGCGAGGCGATTCGTCTCGGGCGGTTGTTGCTGGAGTTGTTGCCGGATCCGGAAGTTATGGGGTTGCTGGCGTTGATGTTGTTGCATGAATCGCGGCGCTCGGCGCGGTCCACGCCCGATGGAGAACTGATTCTGCTGGATGATCAGGATCGCCGATTGTGGAATGCCGAGCTGATTGCCGAAGGCTGCGATCTGGTGGAAAAGGCGCTGACCACGGGGCGTTTCGGGCCGTACTGCCTGCAAGCGGCGATTGCCGCGGTGCATGCCGAAGCACCGACGGCGGGGGAGACGGACTGGGAACAGATCGTCGGGCTGTATGACGTGTTGCTGCGGGCGGTGCCGTCGCCGGTGATCGAGTTGAACCGGGCGGTGGCGGTGGCCAAACGTGATGACGCGCTGGCCGGGTTGACCCTGGTTGAAGGGATTCTGGGGCGCGGGGATTTGCAGGATTACCACCTGGCGCATTCGGCGCGGGCGGAGTTCTGTCGGCAGTTGGGGCGGGTTGAGGAGGCTCGGGCGGCTTACCGGCGAGCCTTGGAACTGACCCGGCAGGAGCCGGAGCGGCGGTTTATCGAGGGGCGGCTTAAAGCACTGGACTGA
- a CDS encoding YciI family protein has product MKYLCLVYSDERLLHSSPDSPEDAECWAYAESIQGSGRMVAAEALESVQTATTVRMRNGKLSITDGPFAETKEQLAGFYLIDARDLNEAIQVAGNIPAARVGSVEVRPVRQLNV; this is encoded by the coding sequence ATGAAGTATTTATGCCTGGTCTACAGCGACGAGCGCCTGCTGCATTCGTCGCCCGACAGCCCGGAAGATGCCGAGTGCTGGGCCTACGCCGAGTCGATCCAGGGCAGCGGCCGGATGGTCGCCGCCGAAGCGCTGGAGTCGGTGCAGACCGCCACCACGGTGCGCATGCGCAACGGCAAGCTGTCGATCACCGACGGCCCGTTCGCCGAGACCAAGGAGCAGTTGGCCGGTTTCTACCTGATCGACGCGCGGGACCTCAATGAAGCGATTCAGGTCGCCGGCAACATTCCGGCGGCCCGGGTCGGCAGCGTCGAAGTGCGTCCCGTGCGCCAGTTGAATGTCTGA
- a CDS encoding YybH family protein: MSTQAQIQTLIDTYREAVMTKDVEKVMALYADDIVSFDAIKALQFKGKPAYRAHWVDCMEMCPGPHIFEFHEIAIETADNIAFAHWVANCGGTNEKGETQSCWMRVTACYRQIGGAWKIAHEHWSAPFDPMSGATLFDVKP, from the coding sequence ATGAGTACGCAAGCGCAGATTCAAACCCTGATCGACACCTACCGCGAGGCGGTGATGACCAAGGACGTGGAAAAAGTCATGGCTCTGTACGCCGACGACATCGTTTCCTTCGATGCGATCAAGGCCCTGCAATTCAAGGGCAAACCGGCCTACCGCGCGCACTGGGTGGATTGCATGGAAATGTGCCCCGGCCCGCACATCTTCGAATTCCACGAAATCGCCATCGAGACCGCCGACAACATCGCCTTCGCCCACTGGGTCGCCAACTGCGGCGGCACCAATGAAAAGGGCGAAACCCAGAGTTGCTGGATGCGCGTCACCGCGTGCTACCGGCAGATCGGCGGGGCGTGGAAGATCGCCCACGAACATTGGTCGGCCCCGTTCGACCCGATGAGCGGCGCGACCCTGTTCGATGTGAAACCCTGA
- a CDS encoding GNAT family N-acetyltransferase, whose amino-acid sequence MSARLVPYESLNATQRQQVEAIEIHAEQIKFSGDIHGALHTLLSKPGPGVKGFALLAEDVPVAFLLLKRPPVLPEWANEHSATLHALQVDHRAQGKGYGRACLLALPDVARQAWPEIKGLELSVDADNDAAIALYAKYGFVDSGEAYKGRIGYERRMGLFF is encoded by the coding sequence GTGTCAGCCCGACTCGTGCCTTACGAAAGCCTGAACGCCACCCAACGCCAACAGGTCGAGGCCATTGAAATCCACGCCGAGCAGATCAAGTTCTCCGGCGACATCCACGGCGCCCTGCACACGCTGCTGTCAAAACCCGGCCCCGGCGTGAAAGGTTTTGCGCTGCTGGCTGAAGACGTGCCGGTGGCCTTCCTGCTGCTAAAGCGCCCGCCCGTGTTGCCGGAATGGGCCAATGAACACAGCGCCACTCTGCATGCGTTGCAGGTCGATCACCGCGCCCAGGGCAAGGGTTACGGCAGGGCCTGCCTGCTGGCACTGCCGGACGTTGCGCGCCAGGCCTGGCCGGAGATCAAAGGGCTGGAACTGTCGGTGGACGCCGACAACGACGCCGCGATTGCGCTGTACGCCAAGTACGGCTTCGTCGACAGCGGCGAAGCCTACAAGGGGCGCATCGGTTACGAGCGGCGCATGGGGCTGTTCTTCTAA
- a CDS encoding pyridoxamine 5'-phosphate oxidase family protein, with product MIDSIEALEAIYGLPHERAVRKQIGYLNEDYQAMVRVSPLVIVSSVGADGIDGSPRGDAPGFVRIIDERTLALPDRPGNNRIDTLRNVLHDPRVSLLFIIPGIGETLRVNGTASISADPELLESFAVNGKPARTVLLVSVEAAFFHCSKAFVRSDAWNPETHLPRSALPTAGAFHKRLNDGQFDAEAYDREAPKRVIDTLY from the coding sequence ATGATCGATTCAATCGAAGCGCTGGAAGCCATCTACGGATTGCCCCACGAACGGGCGGTGCGCAAGCAGATCGGCTATCTCAACGAGGACTATCAGGCGATGGTCCGGGTCTCGCCGCTGGTGATTGTCAGTTCGGTCGGCGCCGACGGCATCGACGGGTCTCCGCGCGGCGATGCGCCGGGGTTTGTGCGGATCATTGACGAGCGCACCCTGGCGTTGCCGGATCGGCCGGGCAACAACCGCATCGATACCTTGCGCAACGTGTTGCACGATCCGCGAGTGTCGCTGTTGTTCATCATTCCGGGGATTGGCGAGACGTTGCGGGTCAACGGCACCGCATCCATCAGCGCTGACCCCGAGTTGCTGGAAAGCTTCGCGGTGAACGGCAAACCGGCGCGCACGGTGTTGCTGGTGAGTGTGGAGGCGGCGTTCTTTCATTGCTCCAAGGCATTCGTGCGTTCGGATGCGTGGAACCCTGAAACCCACTTGCCGCGCTCGGCGCTGCCGACGGCGGGCGCGTTTCACAAGCGTCTGAATGATGGGCAGTTCGATGCCGAGGCCTACGACCGCGAGGCCCCCAAACGGGTGATTGATACCCTTTACTAA
- a CDS encoding GNAT family N-acetyltransferase, translated as MNTVIRHVTAADLDRCYAIETLAYEGDEAATREKIATRIATWPDGFIVAEVDGQVAGFINSGAAFDVQMSDEAFKELIGHDPAGPNVVIMSVVVHPDYQGLGLAKRLLGEFIERMRAQGKATIHLMCKERHIPLYAGFGFAYIKPSESDHGGMAWHEMILNL; from the coding sequence ATGAACACCGTCATCCGCCACGTCACCGCCGCCGACCTGGATCGCTGCTACGCCATCGAAACCCTCGCCTATGAAGGCGACGAAGCTGCGACCCGCGAGAAGATCGCCACGCGCATTGCCACCTGGCCGGACGGTTTCATCGTCGCCGAGGTGGACGGGCAGGTGGCCGGGTTCATCAACTCCGGCGCGGCGTTTGATGTGCAGATGTCTGACGAGGCGTTCAAGGAACTGATCGGCCACGACCCGGCCGGGCCGAACGTGGTGATCATGTCGGTGGTGGTGCACCCGGATTATCAGGGCCTGGGGCTGGCCAAGCGCCTGCTGGGCGAGTTCATCGAACGCATGCGCGCCCAAGGCAAAGCGACGATTCACCTGATGTGCAAGGAACGGCACATCCCGCTGTACGCCGGATTCGGTTTTGCCTACATCAAACCGTCCGAGTCCGACCACGGCGGGATGGCGTGGCACGAGATGATCCTGAACCTGTAA
- a CDS encoding GyrI-like domain-containing protein, with protein sequence MDEQKRVEVAEPRFEHGHFLLIAGFRDRFTKETVQDIPALWEKLIPHIGNIPGQKGEVTYGVCSNFDGNGGFDYMAGVEIRKLDDFPQEKYPWIEVLPRQYAVFEHKGSLDQLPQTIDYIYNTWLPASDYKGLNAPELERYSADFNPKTNTGKLEICVPVEKKT encoded by the coding sequence ATGGATGAGCAAAAACGCGTCGAAGTGGCTGAACCTCGCTTCGAACATGGACACTTCCTGCTGATTGCAGGTTTTCGCGATCGTTTTACCAAAGAGACTGTTCAGGACATCCCTGCGCTGTGGGAAAAACTGATCCCGCACATCGGAAATATTCCGGGGCAGAAGGGCGAAGTGACCTACGGCGTTTGCAGCAATTTCGACGGCAACGGCGGTTTCGATTACATGGCCGGTGTCGAAATCCGCAAGCTGGATGACTTCCCGCAGGAAAAGTATCCGTGGATCGAAGTCCTGCCGCGTCAGTACGCGGTGTTCGAACACAAGGGTTCGCTGGATCAGCTGCCGCAGACCATTGATTACATCTACAACACCTGGCTGCCGGCATCCGACTACAAAGGGCTCAACGCCCCGGAACTGGAACGCTACAGCGCCGATTTCAACCCGAAAACCAATACCGGCAAGCTGGAAATCTGCGTCCCGGTGGAAAAGAAAACCTGA
- a CDS encoding LysE family translocator, translating into MEFTSGFLLSLSLCLDIGVANIAMITLAMQRGYFQGFALGLGTCVGDLIYAVLALAGMTVLLQYETVRWVLWIGGSALLIYFAAKMIYSAIHHEAQLAATAEVGQNSHRKEFLRGIFLAMSSPSAILWFAAVGGTLIARSGGGGPLSSALFLGGFLCAGLLWSAGLCFAASHGGKLLGDKLLRYSYLASAAIFCYFAVYVIVSGYNEFVGSGAAEALHTL; encoded by the coding sequence ATGGAATTCACCAGCGGCTTCTTGCTGAGCCTTTCGCTGTGCCTGGATATCGGCGTGGCCAACATCGCGATGATCACTTTGGCGATGCAGCGCGGCTATTTTCAGGGCTTCGCGCTGGGTCTCGGCACCTGTGTTGGCGACCTGATCTACGCGGTGCTGGCACTGGCCGGAATGACCGTTCTGCTGCAATACGAAACCGTGCGCTGGGTGCTGTGGATCGGTGGTTCGGCGCTGTTGATCTACTTCGCGGCGAAGATGATCTATTCGGCGATCCACCACGAGGCGCAACTGGCGGCGACCGCCGAGGTCGGCCAGAACTCCCATCGCAAGGAGTTCTTGCGTGGGATTTTTCTCGCCATGTCGTCGCCGAGCGCCATCCTCTGGTTCGCGGCAGTGGGCGGCACGTTGATCGCCCGTTCCGGTGGTGGCGGTCCTTTGAGCTCGGCGCTGTTCCTCGGCGGATTCCTGTGCGCCGGGCTGTTGTGGTCGGCGGGCCTGTGCTTCGCCGCCAGCCATGGCGGCAAGTTGCTCGGCGACAAACTGTTGCGCTATTCCTACCTGGCATCTGCAGCGATCTTCTGCTATTTCGCGGTCTACGTGATCGTATCCGGTTATAACGAGTTCGTCGGTTCAGGCGCCGCCGAGGCCCTGCATACGCTGTAA
- the alaC gene encoding alanine transaminase, translating to MAEQGSPRRFARIDRLPPYVFNITAELKMAARRRGEDIIDLSMGNPDGATPPHIVEKLVQVAQREDTHGYSTSKGIPRLRRAISNWYKERYEVEIDPESEAIVTIGSKEGLAHLMLATLDQGDTVLVPNPSYPIHIYGAVIAGAQVRSVPLVPGVDFFAELERAIRGSIPKPKMMILGFPSNPTAQCVELDFFERVIALAKQYDVLVVHDLAYADIVYDGWKAPSIMQVPGAKDIAVEFFTLSKSYNMAGWRIGFMVGNPELVSALARIKSYHDYGTFTPLQVAAIAALEGDQQCVRDIAEQYRQRRNVLVKGLHELGWMVENPKASMYVWAKIPEAYAHLGSLEFAKKLLAEAKVCVSPGVGFGEYGDDHVRFALIENQDRIRQAVRGIRGMFRADGLVTKS from the coding sequence ATGGCTGAACAAGGTTCGCCGCGCCGCTTTGCGCGCATAGATCGACTCCCCCCTTACGTTTTCAACATCACCGCCGAGCTGAAGATGGCCGCCCGACGTCGTGGCGAAGACATCATCGACTTGAGCATGGGCAACCCCGACGGCGCCACGCCGCCGCACATCGTTGAAAAACTGGTGCAGGTTGCCCAACGCGAAGACACCCACGGTTACTCAACGTCCAAGGGCATTCCGCGCCTGCGTCGGGCGATTTCCAACTGGTACAAGGAACGCTACGAGGTCGAGATCGACCCGGAAAGCGAAGCAATCGTCACCATCGGTTCCAAGGAAGGCCTGGCGCACCTGATGCTGGCGACCCTGGATCAGGGCGACACCGTGCTGGTGCCGAACCCGAGCTACCCGATCCACATCTACGGTGCCGTGATTGCCGGCGCCCAGGTGCGGTCGGTGCCGCTGGTGCCGGGCGTGGATTTCTTCGCCGAGCTGGAACGGGCGATTCGCGGCTCGATCCCGAAACCGAAGATGATGATCCTCGGCTTCCCGTCCAACCCGACCGCGCAGTGCGTGGAGCTGGATTTCTTCGAGCGGGTGATCGCCCTCGCCAAACAGTACGACGTGCTGGTGGTGCACGATCTGGCCTACGCCGACATCGTCTACGACGGCTGGAAAGCCCCGTCGATCATGCAGGTGCCGGGCGCCAAGGACATTGCGGTGGAGTTTTTCACCCTGTCCAAGAGTTACAACATGGCGGGATGGCGCATCGGCTTCATGGTCGGCAACCCGGAATTGGTCAGCGCCCTGGCGCGGATCAAGAGCTACCACGACTACGGCACGTTCACCCCGCTGCAGGTGGCCGCGATTGCTGCGCTGGAAGGCGATCAACAGTGCGTGCGCGACATCGCCGAGCAATATCGCCAGCGCCGTAACGTGCTGGTCAAAGGCCTGCATGAACTGGGCTGGATGGTCGAGAACCCGAAAGCCTCGATGTACGTCTGGGCGAAGATTCCCGAAGCCTACGCGCACCTCGGTTCGCTGGAATTCGCCAAGAAACTGCTGGCCGAGGCCAAGGTCTGCGTCTCGCCGGGTGTCGGCTTTGGTGAGTACGGCGACGATCACGTGCGCTTCGCGCTGATCGAAAACCAGGACCGGATTCGTCAGGCCGTACGCGGGATTCGCGGGATGTTCCGGGCCGATGGTCTGGTCACCAAATCCTGA
- a CDS encoding GntP family permease yields the protein MFGMSHDAYLLLDAVVTVIGLIVLITKFKIHPFIALTIAAAFLGLTSGMPIGTIIKAFQDGFGGVLGFVGIILALGTMLGKMMAESGGADQIAQTLIRAFGKDKVQWAMMFAAFLVGIPLFFEIGFVLLIPLVFIVARRTGVSIIKIGIPLLAGLSAVHGLVPPHPGPLLAIGVFGADIGKTILYGLIVALPTAIIAGPIFGTFIAKHIPGHPNQELVDQLARESDSQDLPSFGITLVTVLLPVFLMLLKTFADVALPDGHFFRTWMDMIGHPISALLLALLLSLYTFGYKQGIGSQQMLKWLDASLAPTAAIILIIGAGGGFKQMLVTSGVGDVIGHMAVSAQISPILLAWLVAAVIRIATGSATVATITGAGIVVPVVGMIPGVNRELLVLATGAGSLILSHVNDAGFWLVKQYFNMTVAETFKTWTAMETILSVVGLGFILLLSLFV from the coding sequence ATGTTTGGCATGTCCCATGACGCCTATCTGCTGCTCGATGCAGTGGTCACGGTGATCGGACTCATCGTCCTGATCACCAAATTCAAGATTCACCCCTTCATTGCCCTGACCATCGCCGCCGCGTTCCTCGGCCTGACGTCCGGCATGCCGATCGGCACCATCATCAAGGCGTTCCAGGACGGCTTCGGTGGCGTGCTCGGTTTCGTCGGCATCATCCTCGCGCTGGGCACCATGCTCGGCAAGATGATGGCCGAATCCGGCGGTGCCGATCAGATCGCCCAGACCCTGATCCGCGCCTTCGGCAAGGACAAGGTCCAGTGGGCGATGATGTTCGCCGCGTTCCTGGTGGGCATTCCGCTGTTCTTCGAAATCGGTTTCGTGCTGCTGATTCCGCTGGTGTTCATCGTCGCTCGCCGCACCGGTGTGTCGATCATCAAGATCGGCATCCCGCTGCTCGCCGGCCTGTCCGCCGTGCACGGCCTGGTGCCGCCGCACCCGGGCCCGCTGCTGGCCATCGGCGTGTTCGGTGCCGACATCGGCAAGACCATTCTCTATGGTCTGATCGTCGCGCTGCCGACCGCCATCATCGCCGGTCCGATCTTCGGTACGTTCATCGCCAAGCACATTCCAGGTCATCCGAATCAGGAACTGGTGGATCAACTGGCCCGTGAGTCGGACTCGCAGGACCTGCCAAGCTTTGGCATCACCCTGGTCACCGTGCTGCTGCCGGTGTTCCTGATGCTGCTGAAAACCTTCGCTGACGTGGCACTGCCGGATGGTCATTTCTTCCGCACCTGGATGGACATGATCGGTCACCCGATCTCGGCGCTGCTGCTGGCATTGCTGCTGTCGTTGTACACCTTCGGCTACAAGCAGGGCATCGGTTCTCAGCAGATGCTCAAATGGCTCGACGCGAGCCTGGCGCCAACCGCCGCGATCATCCTGATCATCGGTGCCGGCGGTGGCTTCAAGCAGATGCTGGTCACCAGCGGTGTGGGCGACGTGATCGGCCACATGGCGGTCAGCGCGCAGATCTCGCCGATCCTGCTGGCATGGCTGGTGGCGGCGGTGATCCGTATCGCGACCGGGTCGGCCACCGTGGCGACCATCACTGGCGCGGGCATCGTGGTGCCGGTGGTGGGGATGATTCCGGGCGTGAACCGCGAGTTGCTGGTGCTGGCCACCGGTGCTGGCTCGCTGATCCTGTCCCACGTCAACGACGCCGGTTTCTGGTTGGTGAAGCAGTACTTCAACATGACCGTGGCCGAGACCTTCAAGACCTGGACAGCGATGGAAACCATCCTGTCGGTGGTGGGTCTGGGCTTTATTCTGTTGTTGTCGCTGTTCGTTTAA
- a CDS encoding gluconokinase: MNHPITALVIMGVAGCGKTCVSEALCQLSGATAIEGDTFHPAANIEKMSAGIPLNDEDRAGWLDSLCDELRRVDALGERPVLTCSALKHIYRERLRSALPGLGFVFLELTPEVAAERVSHRPGHFMPATLIESQFATLESPKGEPLTLALNASVHSVEELASQAHVWWQAHGLKQAV; encoded by the coding sequence ATGAATCATCCCATCACCGCCCTGGTCATCATGGGCGTTGCCGGTTGCGGCAAGACGTGCGTCAGCGAGGCCCTGTGCCAATTGAGCGGCGCCACTGCCATTGAAGGCGATACTTTCCATCCGGCCGCGAACATCGAAAAGATGAGCGCGGGGATCCCCCTGAACGACGAAGACCGTGCCGGCTGGCTCGACAGCCTGTGCGACGAACTGCGTCGCGTCGATGCCCTGGGCGAACGCCCGGTGCTGACCTGCTCGGCCCTCAAGCACATTTACCGCGAACGTCTGCGCAGCGCCTTGCCGGGCCTGGGCTTCGTGTTCCTTGAGTTGACGCCGGAAGTGGCCGCCGAACGTGTGTCCCACCGTCCGGGCCACTTCATGCCGGCCACCTTGATCGAAAGCCAGTTCGCCACCCTCGAGTCGCCCAAGGGCGAGCCGTTGACCCTGGCCCTGAATGCTTCGGTCCACAGTGTTGAAGAACTGGCGTCGCAAGCTCACGTCTGGTGGCAGGCCCATGGCCTGAAACAGGCAGTATGA
- the gntR gene encoding HTH-type transcriptional regulator GntR: protein MTTPKNDKNTRTTGRPTLNEVARLAGVSPITASRALRGVSTVATELVEKVQKAALELNYVVNPAARALASAQSHSVVVLVPSLSNLLFIDTLEAIHRVLTPKGFEVLIGNFHYSRDEEENLLRNYMAYQPRGLLLTGFDRTESSRRMIEASNIPCVYMMELDSAAGVNCVGFSQLSAGETAAEHLLSRGRKRLAYIGAQLDQRTLLRGEGFRKALQKAGRYDPDLEVLTPRSSSVGLGGELFLQLLAAHPDVDAIFFGNDDLAQGALLEALRNGIRIPEQVAILGFNDLPMSEHMVPRLSSINTPREAIGKRAAEQMLTLMAGNSVARPVEDMGFELKIREST, encoded by the coding sequence ATGACCACCCCTAAAAACGATAAAAACACCCGCACCACCGGCCGTCCCACCCTTAATGAAGTCGCCCGTCTGGCCGGCGTCAGCCCGATTACCGCCTCCCGCGCCCTGCGTGGGGTCAGCACGGTTGCCACCGAACTGGTGGAAAAAGTCCAGAAAGCCGCGCTGGAACTCAACTATGTGGTCAACCCCGCCGCCCGCGCGCTGGCCTCGGCCCAGAGCCATTCGGTGGTGGTTCTGGTGCCTTCGCTGTCCAACCTTTTATTCATCGACACCCTGGAAGCCATTCATCGGGTGCTGACGCCCAAAGGCTTCGAAGTGCTGATCGGCAACTTCCACTATTCCCGCGACGAAGAAGAAAACCTGCTGCGCAACTACATGGCCTATCAGCCACGCGGTTTGCTGCTGACCGGCTTCGACCGCACTGAAAGCTCGCGGCGGATGATCGAGGCCAGCAACATTCCCTGCGTGTACATGATGGAACTGGACAGCGCCGCCGGGGTGAACTGCGTCGGTTTCTCCCAGCTCAGCGCCGGCGAAACCGCTGCCGAGCATTTGCTGTCCCGTGGCCGCAAGCGGCTGGCGTACATCGGCGCGCAACTCGATCAGCGCACGCTGCTGCGCGGTGAAGGCTTTCGCAAGGCGTTGCAGAAGGCCGGTCGTTATGACCCGGATCTGGAAGTGCTGACGCCGCGTTCATCGTCCGTGGGCCTGGGCGGCGAATTGTTCCTGCAATTGCTGGCGGCGCATCCGGACGTCGATGCGATCTTCTTCGGCAACGACGACCTGGCTCAGGGCGCCCTGCTCGAAGCGCTGCGCAACGGAATCAGGATCCCCGAGCAAGTGGCGATCCTCGGCTTCAACGACCTGCCGATGTCGGAACACATGGTGCCGCGCCTGAGCAGCATCAACACGCCGCGTGAAGCGATCGGCAAGCGTGCGGCGGAGCAGATGCTGACGCTGATGGCCGGCAACAGTGTGGCGCGGCCGGTCGAAGACATGGGCTTCGAGCTGAAGATTCGCGAGAGCACCTGA